In a single window of the Litorilituus sediminis genome:
- a CDS encoding enoyl-CoA hydratase/isomerase family protein, which translates to MSNVVTFEELNCANGKKIAVATLNSPKSLNALSGEMIDLLYPQLQAWQQCDDIAAVLLKGEGEKAFCAGGDIVHLYKEMSSHKDDYAPAIETYFVKEYQLDYLIHRYNKPFIVWGSGIVMGGGLGMMVGASHRVVTESSRIAMPEISIGLYPDVGASYFLNKMPNGCGLFLGLTGASINAADAKFTHLADYFMSQDKHGEFVEQLLQVNWGDTIALNHEKLSVVLQDFEKQSQNKLPASHIREHQHLIAELVNQDDIKSIVDAIIHCDIEDKWFNRGQKSLKHGSALSACITYKQLQLGKSLPLADCFRMELNLSVKSGKFGEFVEGVRALLIDKDNQPNWRFAAIDDVDSQVVDWFFTDKWQDATHPLADL; encoded by the coding sequence ATGTCTAATGTAGTTACCTTTGAAGAGTTAAATTGTGCAAACGGTAAGAAAATTGCCGTTGCGACGTTAAATTCCCCTAAATCACTTAATGCATTAAGTGGTGAAATGATTGATTTACTTTATCCTCAACTACAAGCATGGCAACAATGCGATGATATTGCTGCGGTGTTATTGAAAGGAGAGGGCGAAAAAGCTTTTTGTGCTGGTGGTGACATTGTTCATCTTTATAAAGAAATGTCGAGTCATAAAGATGATTACGCACCTGCAATTGAAACTTATTTTGTTAAAGAGTATCAGTTAGATTACTTAATTCACCGTTATAACAAACCATTTATTGTTTGGGGCAGTGGTATAGTTATGGGCGGAGGCTTAGGTATGATGGTTGGCGCAAGTCACAGAGTCGTTACTGAGTCTTCACGGATTGCTATGCCAGAAATTAGCATAGGGCTTTATCCTGATGTTGGTGCAAGTTACTTTTTAAATAAAATGCCAAATGGCTGTGGTTTATTCTTGGGTTTAACTGGTGCCAGTATCAATGCTGCTGATGCAAAATTTACCCATTTGGCCGATTACTTTATGAGTCAAGATAAGCACGGTGAATTTGTCGAGCAATTATTGCAGGTGAATTGGGGTGATACTATTGCCCTTAATCATGAAAAATTATCAGTAGTGCTACAAGACTTTGAAAAACAGTCGCAAAATAAATTACCTGCCTCACATATACGCGAACACCAACACTTGATTGCCGAGCTTGTTAATCAAGATGATATTAAAAGTATCGTTGATGCCATTATTCATTGTGACATCGAAGATAAGTGGTTTAATCGCGGACAAAAATCTCTGAAACACGGTAGTGCATTAAGTGCTTGTATTACGTACAAGCAGCTACAGTTAGGTAAATCTTTACCTTTAGCTGACTGTTTTAGAATGGAGCTAAATTTGTCAGTTAAAAGTGGTAAATTTGGTGAGTTTGTTGAAGGTGTAAGAGCATTATTAATAGATAAAGATAATCAACCTAACTGGCGTTTTGCTGCAATTGATGATGTAGATAGTCAAGTTGTCGATTGGTTTTTTACCGATAAGTGGCAAGATGCTACGCACCCGTTAGCAGATTTATAG
- the mmsB gene encoding 3-hydroxyisobutyrate dehydrogenase has translation MANIAFIGLGNMGGPMAINLVKAGHQVSVFDLSKEAVAHVVEQGATTFDDAISCVKGAEFIISMLPAGKHVEAVYLTPSSGLAEHIKPGSHVIDSSTIDAKTSQKVASVLAEKGINFVDAPVSGGVGGAVAGTLSFMVGGSEEEFAQVKPILEAMGKNIFHAGQHGAGQIAKVCNNMLLSVLMVGTSEALQLGLANGLDAKVLSNIMSKSSGSNWTLDVYNPCPGVMENVPSANDYQGGFMVDLMAKDLGLAMETALASQSSTPMGALARSLYAMHAASGNGAKDFSSIFNVFNHDK, from the coding sequence ATGGCAAATATAGCATTTATCGGGCTAGGTAATATGGGCGGCCCTATGGCCATCAACTTAGTAAAAGCAGGTCATCAAGTTAGTGTTTTTGATTTATCCAAAGAAGCTGTTGCTCATGTTGTCGAGCAAGGTGCAACTACCTTTGATGATGCCATCAGCTGTGTTAAAGGTGCAGAATTTATTATTTCAATGTTACCTGCTGGCAAGCACGTTGAAGCTGTCTATTTAACACCTAGTTCAGGATTGGCTGAGCATATTAAACCGGGTAGTCATGTAATAGATTCATCAACCATAGATGCAAAAACCTCGCAAAAAGTTGCATCTGTACTTGCAGAAAAGGGCATTAACTTTGTTGATGCGCCAGTATCTGGGGGTGTGGGCGGCGCAGTGGCTGGTACATTGAGCTTTATGGTTGGCGGGAGTGAAGAAGAATTCGCACAAGTTAAACCTATTTTAGAAGCCATGGGCAAGAATATTTTTCATGCTGGTCAGCATGGTGCCGGTCAAATAGCAAAAGTTTGCAATAACATGTTGCTATCAGTACTTATGGTCGGTACAAGTGAAGCATTACAGCTTGGTTTAGCTAATGGGCTAGATGCTAAAGTGCTTTCAAATATTATGAGTAAAAGTTCAGGGAGTAACTGGACATTAGATGTTTATAACCCGTGCCCAGGCGTGATGGAAAATGTTCCGTCAGCAAATGACTACCAAGGTGGTTTTATGGTGGATTTAATGGCGAAAGATCTCGGCTTAGCTATGGAAACAGCATTAGCGAGTCAATCGTCAACGCCAATGGGGGCTTTAGCACGTAGCTTATATGCCATGCATGCGGCATCAGGTAATGGTGCAAAAGATTTCTCTAGTATTTTTAACGTGTTCAATCACGATAAATAG
- a CDS encoding SDR family oxidoreductase, with amino-acid sequence MNVQDKTVVITGGGQGLGRTMALSFAKSGANIALIDLNEALLQETVTLIEQQGVKAKYYIANVSVESEVESTFAQINSDFAGIDCLINNAGILRDGMFVKEKDGQVTKKMSLEQFQSVIDVNLTGVFLCGREAAVHMIEAGRKGVIINMSSIARGGNMGQTNYAASKAGVVAMTITWARELGRHGIRVGAIAPGVIRTAMTDAMKPEMRDRLEKMKPVGRLGEAEEIAHTAKYICENDFFTGRVVEIDGGLCM; translated from the coding sequence ATGAATGTACAAGATAAAACAGTAGTCATTACTGGTGGTGGTCAAGGCCTAGGTAGAACCATGGCGCTAAGCTTTGCTAAAAGTGGCGCTAATATCGCTTTAATTGATTTAAATGAAGCGTTATTACAAGAAACCGTAACACTAATAGAGCAACAAGGCGTTAAGGCAAAGTATTATATTGCTAATGTAAGTGTTGAAAGTGAGGTCGAGTCGACTTTTGCTCAAATTAATAGTGATTTTGCAGGTATCGATTGCTTAATTAATAATGCTGGCATTTTAAGAGATGGCATGTTTGTTAAGGAAAAAGATGGTCAAGTGACGAAAAAAATGTCGTTGGAGCAATTTCAATCAGTCATTGATGTCAACTTAACAGGTGTTTTCCTTTGCGGACGTGAAGCTGCGGTTCATATGATTGAAGCGGGTAGAAAAGGTGTCATTATTAATATGTCTTCCATTGCTCGTGGCGGTAATATGGGACAAACCAATTATGCAGCCTCTAAAGCTGGCGTTGTCGCTATGACAATTACTTGGGCTAGAGAACTTGGACGACACGGTATTCGTGTTGGTGCAATAGCGCCAGGTGTAATTCGTACGGCTATGACAGATGCAATGAAACCTGAGATGCGTGATAGATTAGAAAAAATGAAACCAGTTGGTCGCTTAGGTGAAGCGGAAGAAATTGCTCATACGGCGAAATATATCTGTGAAAATGACTTTTTTACTGGTCGTGTTGTCGAAATCGATGGCGGTTTATGTATGTAA
- a CDS encoding MATE family efflux transporter codes for MTSQAYQRLLSDSLITLIWRNSFPMIGAILALFSYDLLESSLMALSDANTLTALGFTLPITTAMTAFAIATSISCNNTAVKSACQQGKCLSLAISRSLVKANVAIIIFTLLLLACSGLLLNLLGNSSWLSSLAPEQQALFLSEQSSYLNTRYLGWVFLAIIWQSNGILRAIGLTHIASKLMISWITVKAFLAIILLSPDSSYFISSMYGASLTHAISDFTFALASIAVLHHKIKLKKPSLTELKETEDKAKTTSSLIVMQQLITPISIGVITIIALSVEPSLVAAFAIIFRIEALLLLLPMVLTTSMPAIVGINYWSGHQQRANQAIMIAFITIMIMQACISIILLNQENLLSVWICPQDEVSKHLENYLMWLPWGYLGTGCALVYQSCLNAKGKVLQATILAVSHRIILLLPLAFIGVQIDINIGIFQGLMLGHLGAGILSLLLFYKHLQKKGANKAMAIQAKSS; via the coding sequence ATGACCAGCCAAGCATATCAACGTTTACTTAGCGATAGCCTGATCACACTCATTTGGCGAAACTCCTTTCCTATGATTGGCGCAATTTTAGCTTTATTCTCATATGATTTACTTGAATCCAGTTTAATGGCATTAAGTGATGCCAATACCTTAACAGCACTTGGTTTTACCTTACCTATTACTACGGCAATGACTGCATTCGCCATTGCCACTAGCATAAGCTGCAATAACACGGCGGTTAAATCAGCATGCCAACAAGGTAAATGCTTAAGCCTTGCCATTAGCCGCTCATTAGTTAAAGCCAATGTTGCCATTATAATATTTACGCTACTACTCCTTGCTTGCTCGGGATTATTGTTAAACTTATTAGGCAATTCCAGCTGGTTAAGTAGTTTAGCCCCAGAGCAACAAGCATTATTTTTATCTGAGCAATCCAGTTACCTTAATACCCGCTACTTAGGCTGGGTATTTCTCGCAATAATTTGGCAAAGCAATGGCATATTAAGGGCAATAGGATTAACGCATATAGCCAGTAAGCTAATGATATCTTGGATCACGGTTAAAGCGTTCCTGGCTATCATCTTACTGTCGCCAGATAGCAGTTACTTTATAAGTAGCATGTATGGCGCTTCACTAACGCATGCTATTAGTGACTTTACCTTTGCACTCGCTTCAATTGCAGTTTTACATCATAAAATTAAATTGAAAAAGCCATCGCTAACTGAGCTTAAAGAAACTGAAGATAAAGCAAAGACCACTTCTAGCTTAATTGTCATGCAGCAGCTGATAACACCAATCAGTATTGGTGTTATTACCATCATAGCATTAAGTGTAGAGCCTTCATTAGTTGCTGCATTTGCTATCATTTTTCGAATAGAAGCATTACTGCTGTTACTGCCAATGGTGTTAACCACATCCATGCCAGCTATCGTAGGGATTAATTATTGGTCTGGACATCAGCAAAGAGCAAATCAAGCAATAATGATTGCTTTTATCACCATAATGATTATGCAAGCGTGCATATCAATCATACTGCTCAATCAAGAAAATTTATTATCTGTCTGGATATGCCCACAAGATGAGGTAAGTAAGCATCTAGAAAACTACCTAATGTGGCTTCCTTGGGGCTATCTAGGCACAGGTTGTGCACTCGTTTATCAATCATGCTTAAATGCTAAAGGAAAAGTCCTACAAGCGACAATATTAGCGGTAAGTCATCGGATTATTTTATTACTGCCGTTGGCATTTATAGGCGTGCAAATTGATATAAACATAGGCATCTTTCAAGGGCTGATGCTAGGACATTTGGGAGCAGGGATACTTAGCTTGCTATTATTTTATAAACATCTACAAAAAAAGGGTGCAAACAAGGCTATGGCAATACAAGCAAAATCAAGTTAA
- a CDS encoding TetR/AcrR family transcriptional regulator, with amino-acid sequence MTPRIIDDTALQAREELIIDSAVKLIAKVGIENLTMDKVVAQVPFSKGTVYKHFEGKEDLLLAISNRAIKLLAELFIKAFHFEGCARERMLLANFSYLLYAILYPELFQTCICAKAPNVVGKSSAERIQEQEVLETKLMGAIFGIFEEAIANESLTLPAHMDLQQLTFANWSMAYGTIALLSAEVEQCSGRTNLVVERELFNQSNLLFDGLQWQPLTKDKMHCDELRKALEQVYPVELRLIKEKGRELKF; translated from the coding sequence ATGACTCCAAGAATTATAGATGACACTGCACTGCAAGCTCGAGAAGAGCTGATTATTGATAGTGCAGTTAAGTTAATTGCCAAGGTGGGCATAGAAAATTTAACCATGGATAAGGTTGTTGCCCAGGTACCATTTTCAAAGGGTACTGTATATAAACATTTTGAAGGTAAGGAAGACTTACTTCTTGCGATTAGTAACCGAGCGATTAAGTTATTAGCTGAGTTATTCATTAAAGCATTTCACTTTGAAGGTTGTGCGCGTGAACGTATGTTACTGGCTAACTTTTCTTATTTGCTTTATGCAATTCTCTATCCTGAATTATTTCAAACCTGTATTTGTGCGAAAGCTCCTAACGTTGTGGGTAAGTCAAGTGCTGAGCGCATTCAAGAGCAGGAAGTATTAGAGACTAAGCTAATGGGCGCTATATTTGGCATATTTGAAGAAGCAATTGCCAATGAAAGCTTAACTTTGCCAGCGCACATGGATCTACAGCAGCTAACCTTTGCTAATTGGTCTATGGCATATGGCACCATTGCCTTACTTTCGGCAGAAGTTGAGCAATGCAGTGGCAGGACTAACTTAGTGGTAGAGCGAGAATTATTTAATCAAAGCAACTTGTTGTTTGATGGTTTGCAGTGGCAACCTTTGACTAAGGACAAAATGCATTGTGATGAACTAAGAAAAGCTTTAGAGCAAGTTTATCCTGTTGAGCTAAGGTTAATAAAAGAGAAAGGTAGAGAGCTAAAGTTTTAG
- a CDS encoding efflux RND transporter permease subunit, translating into MRDKLYSFVGKYPIWVILACITFMVVAGAGAQKLVFKNDYRVFFGKENPQLTAFESMQKIYNKTDNVAFIVIPKDGNVFTNEHLAALKSLTKASWQVPFSTRVDSVTNFQYTYAEEDDMIVENLVLNTGSLTPLDLERIKQIAVSEPLLVNKIIAPAGHVSVVNVTVQLPGIDPLTETPKVAASVREIKAKFLAEFPDNEVMLSGMIMMNTSFTESALSDNATLIPLMFLVVIITIGLLLRTITGTIATVLIIIMSIVTTMGLAGWLGFFLTGPSASAPTMILTLAVADCIHILTSMFYEMRQGSDKRTAIARSVKINFQPIFLTSITTAIGFLSMNFSDSPPFRDLGNLVAIGVMLAFVFSVTIFPALLTVLPVKVRKQAEGKKDSMAKLADFVISKRKGLLVFTSIFIIASAAFVPKNELNDDFVKYFDESVPYRAATDYMQEHLSGMMAVEISIKTGKESGINDPVYLKTVSDFTDWLRAQPETDHVNTITDTLKRLNKNMHGDDPAMYKLPDNNELSAQYLLLYEMSLPYGLDLNNQLNVDKSSSRVVATFKNMTSNQLINIESAMQAWFNHNAPQYDVDFASPSLMFAHIGQRNINSMLIGTTLALVLISILLGFALKSVRFGFISLLPNLIPAAMGFGLWALYSGQVGLGLSVVIGMTLGIVVDDTVHFLSKYLHAKRDKGASTTQAVHYAFDNVGRALWITTFVLVAGFSVLAQSTFRMNAEMGLLTAVTIFIALVVDFLFLPPLLMAIDKRREKRQGQEKLVNEQNAALVK; encoded by the coding sequence ATGAGAGATAAACTCTATAGTTTTGTTGGCAAATATCCCATTTGGGTAATACTGGCATGTATTACCTTTATGGTAGTTGCTGGTGCAGGAGCACAAAAGTTGGTCTTTAAGAACGATTACCGAGTATTTTTTGGTAAAGAGAACCCGCAATTGACCGCTTTTGAGTCGATGCAGAAAATCTATAACAAAACCGATAATGTCGCTTTTATTGTTATACCTAAAGACGGCAATGTTTTTACTAACGAGCATTTAGCGGCATTAAAGTCGCTAACCAAAGCAAGCTGGCAAGTGCCATTCTCAACACGTGTCGATTCAGTAACTAATTTTCAGTACACCTATGCTGAAGAAGACGACATGATTGTTGAAAATTTGGTGCTAAATACTGGCAGCTTGACTCCGTTAGACTTAGAGCGGATTAAGCAAATAGCGGTTAGCGAACCTTTATTGGTAAATAAGATTATCGCACCAGCAGGCCATGTATCTGTGGTTAATGTTACTGTTCAATTACCCGGCATTGACCCATTAACAGAAACGCCTAAGGTGGCTGCAAGTGTTCGTGAGATCAAAGCAAAGTTTTTGGCGGAATTCCCCGATAATGAGGTTATGTTATCTGGCATGATCATGATGAACACCTCATTCACTGAATCAGCACTAAGTGATAACGCAACACTTATTCCGCTGATGTTCTTGGTCGTCATAATCACCATTGGCTTACTGTTAAGAACTATTACCGGCACTATTGCCACAGTACTTATTATTATTATGAGTATTGTGACCACCATGGGGTTAGCGGGTTGGTTAGGCTTCTTCCTGACAGGGCCTTCGGCATCGGCACCGACTATGATACTCACGCTTGCCGTTGCAGATTGTATTCATATATTAACCTCGATGTTTTATGAAATGCGTCAAGGTTCAGATAAGCGTACAGCTATAGCGCGCAGTGTCAAAATCAACTTTCAGCCAATCTTTTTAACCAGTATTACTACGGCAATTGGCTTTTTAAGTATGAACTTTTCTGACTCCCCGCCATTTAGGGACTTAGGTAATTTAGTGGCGATTGGCGTTATGCTGGCCTTTGTTTTCTCTGTAACCATTTTTCCGGCTTTATTAACTGTTTTACCTGTCAAAGTGAGAAAACAAGCTGAAGGTAAGAAAGATAGCATGGCTAAGCTTGCTGACTTTGTTATTAGTAAGCGTAAAGGTTTATTAGTTTTTACCAGTATTTTTATTATCGCATCAGCAGCCTTTGTACCTAAAAATGAATTAAATGATGACTTTGTAAAGTATTTTGATGAAAGCGTGCCATACCGTGCTGCTACCGATTACATGCAAGAGCATCTTTCGGGCATGATGGCTGTTGAGATTTCAATTAAAACCGGCAAAGAAAGTGGTATTAATGATCCGGTTTACCTAAAAACCGTATCAGACTTTACTGATTGGTTACGTGCTCAGCCAGAAACTGACCATGTAAATACTATTACCGACACCTTAAAACGCTTAAATAAAAACATGCATGGTGATGATCCTGCTATGTATAAGTTGCCTGATAACAATGAATTGTCTGCGCAATACTTATTATTGTATGAAATGTCATTACCGTACGGCTTAGATCTTAATAACCAGCTAAATGTAGATAAATCATCATCACGTGTGGTAGCAACCTTTAAGAACATGACCAGTAATCAGTTGATTAATATTGAATCAGCGATGCAAGCATGGTTTAACCATAATGCCCCGCAATATGATGTTGATTTTGCCAGCCCAAGTTTAATGTTTGCGCATATTGGTCAGCGTAATATCAATAGCATGTTAATAGGAACTACACTGGCATTAGTACTTATTTCTATTTTGCTTGGTTTTGCTCTGAAAAGTGTTCGTTTTGGCTTTATTAGTTTGCTGCCAAATTTAATTCCAGCAGCTATGGGCTTTGGTTTATGGGCACTTTATAGCGGACAAGTTGGCTTAGGCTTATCTGTTGTTATCGGTATGACGTTAGGTATTGTTGTTGATGATACCGTGCATTTTTTAAGTAAGTACCTGCATGCTAAGCGCGATAAAGGGGCAAGCACAACGCAAGCGGTTCATTATGCCTTTGATAATGTTGGTCGTGCGCTATGGATAACTACTTTTGTACTGGTTGCAGGCTTTAGCGTCTTGGCACAATCAACCTTTAGAATGAATGCTGAGATGGGGCTACTAACCGCGGTTACTATATTTATTGCTTTAGTGGTTGATTTCCTTTTCTTACCACCATTATTGATGGCAATTGATAAACGCAGGGAAAAGCGCCAAGGCCAAGAAAAACTAGTAAATGAACAGAATGCTGCTTTAGTTAAATAG
- a CDS encoding outer membrane lipoprotein-sorting protein — MIKKNKTLITALSVMVLSLTSAASFALTADEQKGLDISIEAKKRDLGWQDSSADMLMMLRNKQGQESVREIKIKSLEIDNDGDKSLTIFNKPRDVKGTAFLSFSHPVAADEQWLFLPALKRVKRISSRNKSGPFMGSEFAFEDLSSFEVEKYTYKYIADEQINGLMSFKVEQYPVDENSGYTRRVVWIDQQEYRVQKIDFYDRKDTLLKTLTFSDYKQYLGKHWRADVQNMVNHQSGKSTELVWSNYQFKTGLKDSDFNKNSLKRAR; from the coding sequence ATGATCAAAAAAAACAAAACCTTAATTACTGCTTTATCGGTAATGGTACTGAGTTTAACGAGTGCGGCATCGTTTGCTTTGACTGCTGATGAGCAAAAAGGGCTAGATATTTCGATTGAGGCGAAAAAGCGTGATTTAGGTTGGCAAGATAGCAGCGCAGATATGTTAATGATGCTTAGAAATAAGCAAGGGCAGGAAAGTGTTCGTGAAATTAAAATAAAATCGTTGGAAATTGATAACGATGGCGATAAAAGTTTAACCATTTTTAATAAGCCTAGAGACGTAAAAGGTACTGCGTTTTTAAGTTTCTCTCATCCGGTGGCAGCTGATGAACAATGGTTGTTTTTACCGGCATTAAAGCGAGTTAAACGTATTTCATCGCGTAATAAGTCAGGACCTTTTATGGGCTCAGAGTTTGCTTTTGAGGATTTAAGTTCATTTGAAGTAGAAAAATATACTTATAAATATATTGCTGATGAGCAAATTAATGGCTTAATGAGTTTTAAGGTTGAGCAATATCCAGTTGATGAAAACTCAGGTTATACGCGTCGTGTTGTATGGATAGATCAACAAGAATACCGTGTTCAGAAAATTGATTTTTATGATAGAAAAGATACCTTATTAAAAACCTTAACTTTTTCAGATTATAAACAGTACTTAGGTAAACACTGGCGTGCTGATGTGCAAAATATGGTTAACCACCAAAGTGGTAAAAGTACCGAGTTGGTTTGGAGTAACTACCAATTCAAAACGGGTTTGAAAGACAGTGACTTTAATAAAAATTCATTAAAACGAGCCAGGTAG
- a CDS encoding histone deacetylase family protein — MPVGVIGHYKCGEHDMGEHHPENGKRLTAISDQLIRSGLDYVVRQFDAKPIDKSLISLAHSQAHIDFVFDNAPQGEDTFVVGEDTVMNAKTLSSIMLSAGAAIDAVDLVMDGTLGSAFCATRPPGHHAEHDKGMGFCFFNNVAIAAAYAKEKYNLKRVAIVDFDVHHGNGTEDIVKNKFNDDEGYLFCSSYQYPFYPFEMTESNTPPIINTPLAATVKGPEFRQAITDKWLPALHKFKPDIIFISAGFDAHIEDDMSQVSLTEADYRWVTDELKAIANEYGQGRIVSVLEGGYSLSALGRSVVAHINGLIGN, encoded by the coding sequence ATGCCGGTTGGAGTAATAGGTCACTATAAGTGTGGCGAACATGACATGGGCGAACACCACCCTGAAAATGGCAAACGCTTAACGGCGATATCTGATCAGTTGATCCGCAGCGGCCTTGATTATGTCGTACGTCAATTCGACGCAAAACCTATTGATAAGTCACTAATATCTTTAGCGCATAGCCAAGCACATATCGACTTTGTCTTTGACAATGCTCCGCAGGGTGAAGATACTTTTGTTGTTGGTGAAGACACAGTAATGAATGCTAAAACATTATCATCTATTATGCTTTCTGCTGGCGCTGCAATTGATGCGGTTGATCTGGTCATGGACGGTACTTTAGGCTCAGCATTTTGTGCCACCCGCCCGCCTGGGCATCACGCAGAGCACGATAAAGGTATGGGCTTTTGCTTTTTCAACAATGTCGCCATAGCAGCAGCTTATGCGAAAGAGAAATATAATCTAAAACGTGTCGCTATTGTTGATTTTGATGTGCACCACGGTAATGGTACCGAAGATATCGTTAAGAATAAGTTTAACGATGATGAAGGCTACCTATTTTGCTCAAGTTACCAGTACCCATTTTACCCATTCGAAATGACCGAAAGTAACACTCCACCGATTATTAACACACCACTAGCGGCAACAGTAAAAGGCCCTGAATTTAGACAAGCGATTACCGATAAATGGTTGCCTGCCTTACATAAGTTTAAGCCTGATATTATTTTTATTTCGGCAGGTTTTGATGCTCACATTGAAGATGATATGTCTCAAGTTAGTTTAACAGAAGCCGATTACCGCTGGGTTACTGATGAATTAAAAGCCATTGCCAATGAATATGGTCAAGGACGTATTGTCTCGGTACTTGAAGGTGGCTACTCGCTAAGCGCGCTAGGTCGCAGTGTCGTTGCCCATATTAATGGTTTAATAGGTAACTAA